One stretch of Echeneis naucrates chromosome 11, fEcheNa1.1, whole genome shotgun sequence DNA includes these proteins:
- the sdc2 gene encoding syndecan-2, whose product MRNVWIILTLGLAAVLSGERIAEAAKTSSQADDLYLDDVGSGGYYPEDDDDFNSGSGSGGGEDVVLETATVSTVYFEPNAVQPTQDTTKDFTPRVDTATVREMAKESTPRKPFRTEAPVLVTEDMQRNQMTSTTYAPGSAQEAVEVRTENLFQRTEVLAAVIAGGVIGFLFAIFLILLLVYRMRKKDEGSYDLGERKPSGAAYQKAPTKEFYA is encoded by the exons ATAGCAGAAGCAGCCAAGACATCCTCTCAGGCTGATGACTTGTACCTGGATGACGTGGGCTCAGGAGGTTATTAccctgaagatgatgatgactttAACTCAGGGTCTGGCTCAG GTGGGGGTGAAGACGTGGTGTTGGAAACGGCGACTGTCAGTACGGTTTATTTTGAGCCCAATGCTGTGCAGCCCACCCAGGATACCACCAAAGACTTCACCCCCCGGGTGGACACAGCCACGGTCAGAGAAATGGCAAAGGAGAGCACGCCCAGGAAACCATTCAGAACAGAG gCCCCTGTGCTAGTCACAGAGGACATGCAGAGGAACCAGATGACTAGTACAACTTATGCTCCCGGTTCAGCTCAGGAGGCCGTTGAGGTCCGCACTGAAAACCTCTTCCAGAGGACAGAGGTGTTGGCAG CTGTTATTGCAGGCGGAGTAATCGGCTTCCTGTTCGccatcttcctcatcctcctgctGGTCTACCGCATGAGGAAGAAGGATGAGGGCAGCTACGACTTGGGGGAGAGGAAACCCTCCGGCGCAGCCTATCAGAAGGCCCCAACCAAGGAGTTTTATGCATAA